The genomic window CAGGGTTTCCCCGGCATCGATGGTGATGTCGATGCCGTCGATGGCCTTGAGCGTCTCCGGTCCGGAGTGGAAATAGGTTTTCAGATTGTGAATCTCAAGCAGGCTCGGCATGGCGGGTCCGGAAGCAACGGGGATGCGGGGCATCGTTAGTGGAATGGTCTGCCATTCCAGGTAGTAAGGACTTTACACGCTCATTCCCGGGGGGTCAACCGCGCCGGCGACGGAGTCGGTTGTGAAACCTTCGCTTGACGAAAAAATGCCTTGGGGTAGAGTAGTGCTTTCAATGCCATTGCCAACCCGTTTCCCCGAAGGAGAATCCGATGAGTGAACAGTTCAAGGCTTTCTGGATCACTGAGACCGAACCGAAAAAATACAGCCGCGAAGTTGTTGAGCGCGGTATCGACGACCTGCCCGCGGGAGATCTGCTGGTGCGGGTGCGTTATTCGTCGCTTAATTTCAAGGATGCCCTTTCCTCTGTCGGCAACAAGGGTGTGACCCGCAAGTTTCCACATACCCCGGGTATCGATGCCGCCGGCGAGGTGGTCAGTTGCGCAGACGGTCGTTTTCAGCCCGGCGACCAGGTGCTGGTGACCGGACATGATCTGGGCATGAATACCGCCGGAGGATTCGGTCAGTACATCCGGGTTCCTTCCAGTTGGGCGTTGCCGTTGCCGGCGGGACTGACCCTGGCGGAAAGCATGATCCTCGGTACCGCCGGGCTGACGGCCGGGCTTTCGGTGCAGGCGCTGGTTGGCGCCGGAGTTGTTGCCGATGCCGGCGATATCCTGGTCACCGGGGCGACCGGCGGCGTCGGTTCCCTGGCGGTGGCGATTCTGGCGGCGGCCGGTTACCGGGTTGTCGC from Geothermobacter hydrogeniphilus includes these protein-coding regions:
- a CDS encoding YhdH/YhfP family quinone oxidoreductase is translated as MSEQFKAFWITETEPKKYSREVVERGIDDLPAGDLLVRVRYSSLNFKDALSSVGNKGVTRKFPHTPGIDAAGEVVSCADGRFQPGDQVLVTGHDLGMNTAGGFGQYIRVPSSWALPLPAGLTLAESMILGTAGLTAGLSVQALVGAGVVADAGDILVTGATGGVGSLAVAILAAAGYRVVASTGKQSEHDFLKSLGAAEVISREAVTENCERPMLSERWAGAVDCVGGTTLAAVLKATCAGGSVACCGLVGSPDLPINVFPFILRGVSLFGIDSAECDDQRRARVWTNLAGEWRPARLGELSREVGLDGLGAEIDKMLKGESHGRVLVNLDL